A stretch of Aerococcaceae bacterium zg-252 DNA encodes these proteins:
- a CDS encoding ABC transporter ATP-binding protein, which translates to MSIIQLKNVSYVYKESERTRVLSDVSCAFERGKFYAIVGESGSGKTTLLSLLAGLDEPTEGQIIFEDKDIKEIGYTYYRKNDITIVFQNYNLLDYLTPLENIQLVKQEADKSILLNLGLKEEQINRNVLHLSGGQQQRVAIARALVSGAPLVLADEPTGNLDENTSDDIIQLLKATAHQENKCVIVVTHSKQLSDQADVVYRLKGMKLTQV; encoded by the coding sequence ATGAGTATTATTCAATTGAAAAATGTAAGTTATGTGTATAAAGAGAGTGAACGTACACGAGTATTAAGTGATGTTAGCTGTGCCTTTGAACGTGGAAAGTTTTACGCAATTGTTGGAGAATCTGGTTCAGGTAAAACAACTTTACTATCTTTATTGGCTGGGCTTGATGAACCGACAGAGGGACAAATTATTTTTGAAGATAAAGATATTAAAGAAATTGGCTACACCTATTATCGAAAAAATGACATTACCATTGTGTTCCAAAATTACAATTTATTGGATTATTTGACCCCATTAGAAAATATCCAACTGGTGAAACAAGAGGCAGATAAAAGTATTTTGTTGAATTTGGGACTAAAAGAGGAGCAAATTAATCGCAATGTTTTGCATCTGTCTGGTGGGCAACAACAAAGGGTAGCGATTGCGAGAGCCTTAGTATCAGGTGCACCATTGGTCTTGGCAGATGAGCCGACCGGTAACTTAGATGAAAACACGTCCGATGATATTATTCAATTATTGAAAGCAACAGCTCATCAAGAAAACAAATGTGTCATCGTGGTAACGCATAGTAAACAATTGTCAGACCAAGCTGATGTTGTCTATCGTTTGAAAGGTATGAAATTGACGCAAGTGTAG
- a CDS encoding FtsX-like permease family protein, which translates to MSVLKRAFLYITRKKAKSLIMFFILFGIATSMIAGFAIQSATKETRKTINSAIGASFEIGVNLQNNFGIGDRGLGNVPGSIVDKVKSIEGITSNDLRTLSEVDLMGLKKVPLKTEHFSYSPNQEAILKTMGDLQGNENTELDNKFVAGSLKLTSGRHIKKDDVNKVLVHEEFAALNNLQIGSKFKVKASPYRSVNKDKVLNDEIELEVVGLFTGSNQDRATHEIELIENILMSDITTATQISGSSRETLPYQDAKFYVSDASKMPEILEKVKKLDIDWSKYTVTTSNKNFKTLTTSLDAMDRLIKQLIVGSIIISSIILSLVLAFWINGRIHETGVLLSLGISKSNIVLQYIAELLMIAVFSFGASIGSGMLIAQKLGDSLVKQANDAGRLALGNTLGGMNLGADAESSLIAKTLDSIHVTIGANEFMWVWIMGIGIIILSVGISSMNIIKLKPKEILSKMS; encoded by the coding sequence ATGTCAGTATTAAAAAGAGCATTTTTATATATTACAAGAAAGAAAGCTAAATCGTTGATTATGTTTTTCATCTTATTTGGGATTGCAACATCGATGATTGCCGGTTTTGCGATTCAATCAGCAACTAAAGAAACTCGAAAAACAATCAATAGTGCCATTGGTGCCAGTTTTGAAATTGGAGTCAATTTACAAAATAATTTTGGGATAGGTGATAGAGGATTAGGAAATGTACCAGGCTCAATTGTTGATAAAGTGAAAAGTATCGAAGGTATTACTTCTAACGATTTACGAACGTTATCGGAAGTAGATTTAATGGGACTGAAGAAAGTACCATTAAAGACAGAACATTTTTCTTATTCACCGAATCAAGAGGCTATATTAAAAACAATGGGTGACTTGCAAGGAAATGAAAATACTGAATTAGACAACAAATTTGTAGCTGGCTCATTAAAACTCACTTCAGGTCGACATATTAAAAAAGATGATGTCAATAAAGTATTAGTTCATGAAGAATTTGCAGCATTAAATAATCTACAAATTGGTAGTAAATTTAAAGTGAAAGCGAGTCCTTATCGCTCGGTCAATAAAGATAAAGTGTTAAACGATGAAATCGAACTTGAAGTAGTGGGCTTATTTACAGGTAGTAATCAAGATCGTGCAACACATGAAATAGAGTTAATCGAAAACATTTTAATGTCGGATATTACAACAGCAACTCAAATCAGTGGAAGTTCAAGAGAAACATTACCATATCAAGATGCGAAGTTTTATGTTTCAGATGCATCGAAAATGCCAGAGATTTTAGAAAAAGTAAAGAAATTAGATATTGATTGGTCAAAATATACGGTTACCACTTCTAATAAGAACTTTAAAACATTAACAACTTCATTAGATGCAATGGATCGTTTAATTAAGCAATTGATTGTAGGTTCAATTATTATTAGTTCAATTATCTTATCACTCGTATTAGCCTTTTGGATTAACGGACGAATTCATGAAACGGGTGTTCTATTATCACTTGGTATCTCAAAATCGAATATTGTGCTGCAATATATCGCTGAATTATTAATGATTGCGGTCTTTAGTTTTGGAGCATCTATTGGTTCAGGTATGTTAATTGCTCAAAAATTAGGAGATAGTTTAGTAAAACAAGCGAATGATGCTGGTAGATTAGCCCTTGGAAATACTTTAGGTGGTATGAATTTAGGAGCAGATGCTGAATCAAGTTTAATTGCTAAAACATTGGATTCAATCCATGTCACAATTGGTGCAAACGAATTTATGTGGGTATGGATTATGGGGATTGGTATCATCATTTTATCTGTCGGTATTTCTTCAATGAATATCATCAAATTGAAACCAAAAGAAATACTGTCAAAAATGAGCTAA
- a CDS encoding MucBP domain-containing protein, with translation MFFKRKDRFSIRKLSVGVCSVSLGALFITNVDTAMAEQLDNVEQAATVAEVNTPVDESDSVANEVVENEVEQPVMDSSDEVESTEVTEEDTLVSEDNKDIDDSAIEVEETVAPKRVAGITYKVSYTDVDTNEVVYARSHSTAVETSLPKSEAASAIVTEKNELDTNPALASWELSTNQSPVVEKTVSERGGKNNVINFDVVKKADVVDEEIASYTGFRADAGEESSTSSLLKDAEKIQENNQPKITDDYSVSDPKSLKYVDPVAGRYSYAYTGYKNNPDVKYVLSIDTEAPKTGDKAPVIYVTPVDANGKPLAEAFVADISKPGSSNPFSTIDKANPTITVDSAGQITISPMRSGVNNENKHGIEDNLLAANRKSTVYLDELVVGSPSYAEQITKYVEYKTNKPLLPDYTQSGWNGFNYTTEPFDIPEYKLVSENENKNGMVTETPTILAGDTTYTRLVAPLAKGPMTIYRKVVFDNNTGHGTMTIYVSPKNANNPEDEATLPTAEEFFTNIEKYKIFEHKYYLPEADIDNAASLYNAGVNQLAAEKFKADSSKSLEDYKKEIIANDFATTISADREAFFHAPIAEKTLSDFKAEGNTDYKYISTVNSRPFESVGDSNHRTPFYEPLINARGTVTGIATIRNGWKQSDTVIYEYAKIEKVEAEYFVENTNTHLYPDPADYDKENPTKKEVAKDIDGQPYADTNIPPTLKDKDGIVYELVVNKEGEPVLKDGSAPVSDKIAYGGGQVIQYQYAAKKGGEVVAQHFIEGTTTRLYPEDKTDKSDTVVKAQNTPVGTKYENTPPATLKDKDGVVYVLVTTPDGTPKVKAGSAEATGTVTEEKQIIQYEYAVQKGGQVTVEYVDTEGNPIHTSAEVKPKDTPIGTSYDSEPQRKNTITDPKTGKTYKLVTKEGNYPVGDVAKDGHLTTSTLNKHGVDGPTGQVGKEPKVITYVYEEVKGDVVVLYRENGTGKAITGIGSNGKTIGNVATADTQDKEDDTARPEWEGAVIDTQATSTGSAYTTTDNRPETITTEDGKIYKRVEKVAGKEDGKVVEGTTRIVYYYELQKGNVDVTYVDTDGNPIAPAKEVAKDADTGTDYDTKTDELKPPTITTEDGKTYELVPAGEYGVGGVDENGHLISSAPVDGKVKDQDQTITYVYKEVKGDVVVHYVDESGNPIAEDVTDTPESSTGTSYDTTDNKPKTITTKDGKTYELIPNKTKGGENGTVVPGTTEVTYVYKEVKGDVIVHYVDESGNPIAEDVTDTPESSTGTSYDTTDNKPKTITTKDGKTYELIPNKTKGEENGTVVPGTTEVTYVYKEVKGDVIVHYVDESGNPIAEDVTDTPESSTGTSYDTTDNKPKTITTKDGKTYELIPNKTKGEENGTVVPGTTEVTYVYKEVKGDVIVHYVDESGNPIAEDVTDTPESSTGTSYDTTDNKPKTITTKDGKTYELIPNKTKGEENGTVVPGTTEVTYVYKEVKGDVIVHYVDESGNPIAEDVTDTPESSTGTSYDTTDNKPKTITTKDGKTYELIPNKTKGEENGTVVPGTTEVTYVYKEVKGDVIVHYVDESGNPIAEDVTDTPESSTGTSYDTTDNKPKTITTKDGKTYELIPNMTKGEENGTVVPGTTEVTYVYKLKEVPTPPADPAEPTEPCKPEEPSEPEKPSEPSEPSEPSEPSEPSEPSKPSEPSDPGKPSEPSEPSKPSEPSEPSEPGKPSEPSEPGKPSEPSEPSKPSEPSEPSEPGEPSEPSEPSEPGKPSEPNKPAEPGQPSQPSQPTPEKPVSNEVQKSSMLPNTGESDSMIAWSAAALSILVGLGLVATSRKEDEEV, from the coding sequence ATGTTTTTTAAGAGAAAGGATCGTTTTTCGATTCGTAAATTGTCAGTTGGAGTCTGCTCGGTAAGTTTAGGGGCATTATTTATTACAAATGTCGATACTGCTATGGCAGAACAATTGGACAATGTGGAACAAGCAGCAACGGTAGCAGAAGTCAATACACCTGTTGATGAATCTGATTCAGTTGCGAATGAAGTAGTAGAAAATGAAGTCGAACAGCCAGTAATGGATTCTAGTGATGAGGTTGAATCAACAGAAGTAACTGAAGAAGATACTTTAGTTTCAGAAGATAATAAAGATATTGATGATTCAGCGATTGAAGTAGAAGAAACTGTTGCACCAAAACGAGTGGCTGGAATTACTTATAAAGTATCTTATACAGATGTGGATACGAATGAAGTAGTTTATGCAAGAAGTCATTCAACAGCTGTTGAAACAAGCTTGCCAAAATCTGAAGCAGCCAGTGCCATTGTGACTGAAAAAAATGAATTAGATACAAATCCTGCACTTGCTAGTTGGGAATTATCTACTAATCAATCACCTGTTGTTGAAAAAACTGTATCTGAACGTGGTGGAAAGAACAATGTAATTAATTTTGACGTTGTAAAAAAAGCTGATGTAGTAGATGAAGAGATTGCGTCTTATACAGGTTTTCGTGCAGATGCTGGTGAGGAAAGTTCTACTTCTTCTCTATTAAAAGATGCAGAGAAGATTCAAGAGAATAATCAACCTAAAATTACAGATGATTATAGTGTTTCTGATCCAAAATCTCTTAAATATGTTGATCCAGTAGCAGGACGCTATTCATATGCCTACACAGGTTATAAAAACAATCCTGATGTGAAATATGTCTTATCAATTGATACTGAAGCTCCAAAAACTGGTGATAAAGCTCCTGTTATTTATGTGACACCAGTAGATGCTAATGGAAAGCCATTAGCTGAGGCTTTTGTTGCCGATATAAGTAAGCCGGGTAGTTCAAATCCATTTTCAACGATTGATAAGGCGAATCCAACTATTACAGTGGATTCAGCAGGTCAGATTACTATCTCTCCTATGCGTTCAGGAGTTAATAATGAAAATAAACATGGGATTGAAGACAATTTATTAGCAGCAAATCGAAAATCGACCGTATACTTAGATGAATTAGTTGTCGGTTCACCAAGTTATGCTGAGCAAATTACTAAGTATGTAGAATATAAGACCAATAAACCGCTACTTCCTGATTATACTCAATCTGGTTGGAATGGGTTTAACTATACAACGGAACCGTTTGATATTCCCGAGTACAAATTAGTCTCAGAGAATGAAAATAAAAATGGAATGGTGACAGAAACTCCAACGATTCTTGCAGGGGATACCACTTATACAAGATTGGTAGCACCATTAGCAAAAGGGCCGATGACCATTTATCGAAAAGTAGTGTTTGATAATAATACGGGACACGGCACTATGACAATCTATGTTAGTCCAAAAAATGCGAATAATCCCGAAGATGAAGCAACATTACCGACTGCTGAAGAGTTCTTTACTAATATTGAAAAATATAAAATTTTTGAACATAAGTATTATTTACCAGAAGCAGATATAGATAATGCAGCGTCTCTATACAATGCTGGTGTTAACCAGCTTGCTGCAGAGAAATTTAAGGCAGATTCAAGTAAATCGCTTGAAGACTATAAAAAAGAGATTATCGCTAATGATTTTGCGACAACAATTTCAGCTGATAGAGAAGCATTTTTTCATGCACCGATTGCTGAAAAAACACTTTCTGATTTTAAAGCAGAAGGAAATACGGACTATAAGTATATTTCAACTGTAAATAGTCGACCATTTGAGTCTGTTGGAGATTCTAATCATCGTACACCTTTCTATGAACCATTGATTAATGCTCGTGGAACAGTCACTGGTATTGCGACAATCCGTAATGGGTGGAAACAATCCGATACTGTGATTTACGAATATGCTAAAATTGAAAAAGTTGAGGCAGAGTACTTCGTAGAAAATACAAATACTCACTTGTATCCAGATCCAGCGGATTATGACAAAGAAAATCCTACGAAAAAAGAAGTGGCTAAAGACATTGATGGCCAGCCTTATGCAGATACGAATATTCCACCAACATTAAAAGATAAAGACGGTATTGTTTATGAATTAGTTGTTAATAAAGAAGGAGAACCAGTTTTAAAAGACGGTTCAGCTCCAGTAAGTGATAAGATTGCTTATGGTGGTGGACAAGTGATTCAGTACCAATATGCTGCTAAAAAAGGTGGCGAAGTAGTTGCTCAACATTTTATAGAAGGCACAACGACTCGTTTGTATCCAGAAGACAAGACAGATAAGAGCGATACAGTCGTAAAAGCACAAAATACACCAGTTGGAACGAAGTATGAAAATACACCACCAGCAACTTTGAAGGATAAAGACGGTGTTGTCTATGTATTAGTGACAACACCAGACGGAACACCAAAAGTCAAAGCAGGTTCAGCAGAGGCTACTGGTACAGTTACTGAAGAAAAACAAATTATTCAGTATGAATATGCTGTTCAAAAAGGTGGTCAAGTTACCGTTGAGTATGTGGATACAGAGGGTAACCCTATCCATACATCAGCAGAAGTAAAACCTAAAGATACACCAATTGGAACTTCGTATGATTCAGAGCCACAAAGAAAAAATACAATCACAGACCCTAAAACTGGTAAGACTTATAAGTTAGTGACCAAAGAAGGTAACTATCCAGTCGGTGATGTTGCCAAAGACGGTCACCTTACGACATCAACACTTAATAAACATGGTGTAGATGGTCCAACTGGTCAAGTAGGTAAAGAACCAAAAGTTATTACTTATGTTTACGAAGAAGTCAAAGGTGATGTCGTTGTCCTTTATCGTGAAAATGGTACAGGTAAGGCGATTACAGGTATCGGAAGTAATGGTAAGACAATTGGTAATGTAGCGACAGCTGATACTCAAGACAAAGAAGATGATACTGCTCGTCCTGAATGGGAGGGTGCTGTCATTGATACTCAAGCTACATCGACAGGGTCAGCTTATACAACCACTGATAATCGTCCAGAAACAATTACAACAGAAGACGGTAAAATTTACAAACGTGTCGAAAAAGTTGCTGGAAAAGAAGACGGAAAAGTTGTTGAGGGAACAACACGTATTGTCTACTACTATGAACTTCAAAAAGGTAATGTGGACGTAACGTATGTTGATACTGATGGTAATCCAATTGCACCGGCTAAAGAAGTCGCAAAAGATGCTGATACAGGAACAGATTATGATACAAAAACAGATGAATTAAAACCACCAACGATTACAACAGAAGACGGTAAGACTTATGAATTAGTACCAGCCGGCGAATACGGAGTAGGTGGTGTTGATGAGAATGGTCACTTAATAAGTTCTGCTCCAGTAGACGGTAAAGTAAAAGATCAAGACCAAACTATTACTTATGTCTACAAAGAAGTAAAAGGTGATGTTGTTGTTCATTATGTTGATGAATCAGGTAATCCAATCGCAGAAGATGTGACGGATACACCAGAAAGTTCAACTGGTACATCATACGATACAACGGATAACAAACCAAAAACAATTACGACTAAAGACGGTAAGACTTATGAATTGATTCCGAACAAGACAAAAGGTGGAGAAAACGGAACAGTTGTACCAGGTACAACCGAAGTAACTTATGTCTACAAAGAAGTAAAAGGTGACGTTATCGTTCATTATGTTGACGAATCAGGTAATCCAATCGCAGAAGATGTGACAGATACACCAGAAAGCTCAACGGGTACATCATACGATACAACAGATAACAAACCAAAAACAATTACGACTAAAGACGGTAAGACTTATGAATTGATTCCGAACAAGACAAAAGGTGAAGAAAACGGAACAGTTGTACCAGGTACAACCGAAGTAACTTATGTTTACAAAGAAGTAAAAGGTGACGTTATCGTCCATTATGTTGATGAATCAGGTAATCCAATCGCAGAAGATGTGACGGATACACCAGAAAGTTCAACTGGTACATCATACGATACAACGGATAACAAACCAAAAACAATTACGACTAAAGACGGTAAGACTTATGAATTGATTCCGAACAAGACAAAAGGTGAAGAAAACGGAACAGTTGTACCAGGTACAACCGAAGTAACTTATGTCTACAAAGAAGTAAAAGGTGACGTTATCGTTCATTATGTTGACGAATCAGGTAATCCAATCGCAGAAGATGTGACAGATACACCAGAAAGCTCAACGGGTACATCATACGATACAACAGATAACAAACCAAAAACAATTACGACTAAAGACGGTAAGACTTATGAATTGATTCCGAACAAGACAAAAGGTGAAGAAAACGGAACAGTTGTACCAGGTACAACCGAAGTAACTTATGTTTACAAAGAAGTAAAAGGTGACGTTATCGTCCATTATGTTGATGAATCAGGTAATCCAATCGCAGAAGATGTGACGGATACACCAGAAAGTTCAACTGGTACATCATACGATACAACGGATAACAAACCAAAAACAATTACGACTAAAGACGGTAAGACTTATGAATTGATTCCGAACAAGACAAAAGGTGAAGAAAACGGAACAGTTGTACCAGGTACAACCGAAGTAACTTATGTCTACAAAGAAGTAAAAGGTGACGTTATCGTTCATTATGTTGACGAATCAGGTAATCCAATCGCAGAAGATGTGACAGATACACCAGAAAGCTCAACGGGTACATCATACGATACAACAGATAACAAACCAAAAACAATTACGACTAAAGACGGTAAGACTTATGAATTGATTCCGAACATGACAAAAGGTGAAGAAAACGGAACAGTTGTACCAGGTACAACCGAAGTAACTTATGTTTACAAGTTGAAAGAAGTACCTACACCACCGGCAGATCCAGCTGAACCAACTGAGCCATGTAAACCGGAAGAACCAAGTGAACCAGAAAAACCGAGTGAACCAAGCGAGCCGAGTGAACCAAGCGAGCCAAGCGAGCCGAGTGAGCCAAGTAAGCCGAGTGAACCAAGTGACCCAGGTAAACCAAGTGAGCCAAGTGAACCAAGTAAGCCAAGCGAGCCGAGTGAACCGAGCGAACCAGGTAAACCAAGTGAACCAAGCGAACCAGGTAAACCAAGTGAACCAAGTGAACCAAGTAAGCCGAGTGAGCCGAGTGAGCCAAGCGAACCAGGTGAACCAAGCGAGCCGAGTGAACCAAGTGAACCAGGTAAGCCGAGTGAACCAAACAAACCGGCTGAACCAGGTCAACCAAGTCAGCCAAGTCAACCAACACCTGAAAAACCAGTAAGTAATGAAGTTCAAAAATCTTCTATGCTCCCAAATACAGGGGAATCAGATTCAATGATAGCTTGGAGTGCTGCAGCACTTTCAATCTTAGTTGGTCTAGGCTTAGTCGCAACTAGCCGTAAAGAAGACGAAGAAGTATAA
- a CDS encoding recombinase family protein, with product MRYGYIRVSTKEQNVDRQLTAMYEEGISTKQLYIDKISGKDFNRSAYKRMVKRLKKGDEIVIKSIDRLGRNYDEILEQWRYLVREREVDIRVIDLELLNTKSLDNNVTGRFISDLVLQVLSYVAQVERENMLQRQKEGIREAKKKGVRFGRPKKEIPSNFEEVFQQWELHELNVREAARILGVAKTTCYNWLVVRKNQKKCTKY from the coding sequence ATGAGATACGGATATATTCGAGTATCGACAAAGGAGCAGAATGTGGATAGACAGCTAACTGCTATGTATGAAGAGGGGATTTCAACTAAACAGCTCTATATTGATAAAATTTCAGGAAAAGATTTTAATCGTTCAGCTTATAAACGAATGGTAAAACGTCTTAAAAAGGGAGATGAAATCGTGATTAAGTCTATCGACCGTCTAGGGAGAAATTACGATGAAATTCTTGAACAATGGCGTTATTTAGTGAGAGAGCGTGAAGTAGACATTCGAGTGATTGACTTAGAATTATTGAATACCAAGTCACTCGATAATAATGTTACTGGACGCTTTATTTCTGATTTAGTGTTACAAGTGCTATCCTATGTTGCTCAAGTCGAGCGTGAAAATATGTTACAAAGACAAAAGGAGGGAATTAGAGAGGCTAAGAAAAAAGGTGTCCGATTTGGACGACCTAAAAAAGAAATTCCGAGCAATTTTGAAGAGGTCTTTCAGCAGTGGGAATTACACGAATTGAATGTACGAGAGGCTGCTCGAATACTCGGTGTTGCTAAAACAACTTGTTATAACTGGTTAGTCGTCAGAAAAAATCAAAAAAAATGTACAAAATACTAG
- a CDS encoding sugar ABC transporter permease yields the protein MKITNSARMRRKITNWLIHLLLAALSFIWILPIVWIILTSFRAEPGSYVNSFFPKSYTLDNYVKLFTDHSVLNFPKMFTNTLIIAIFTCLVSTFFVLSVSYSLSRLRFNFRKPYMNLAMILGLFPGFMAMIAQYYILKTLGLTEGQMVRIALIMVYSAGAGLGFQIAKGYFDTVPRSIDEAATIDGANQWQIFTKITIPLSKPIIIYTVLTSFMGPWVDFIFAKVLIRANSDQFTVAIGLWNMLQKEYIHQWYTAFAAGAVVVSLPIAALFIYMQKFYVEGVSGAVKG from the coding sequence ATGAAAATAACGAATAGTGCAAGAATGCGTAGAAAAATTACAAATTGGCTGATTCATTTATTGTTGGCAGCACTCTCATTTATTTGGATATTGCCGATTGTATGGATTATATTGACGAGTTTTCGTGCAGAACCAGGTTCTTATGTTAATAGCTTTTTCCCTAAGTCGTATACATTGGATAATTATGTGAAGTTATTTACTGACCATAGTGTATTAAACTTCCCTAAAATGTTTACCAATACATTAATCATTGCGATTTTTACTTGTTTGGTGTCAACATTCTTCGTGTTAAGTGTATCGTATTCATTGTCACGTTTACGTTTTAATTTCCGTAAACCATACATGAACCTTGCGATGATTTTAGGATTATTCCCTGGGTTTATGGCGATGATTGCACAATACTATATTTTAAAAACATTAGGATTAACGGAAGGGCAAATGGTACGTATCGCCTTAATTATGGTGTATAGTGCCGGTGCCGGTTTAGGTTTCCAAATTGCGAAAGGGTACTTCGATACAGTGCCACGTTCAATTGACGAGGCAGCGACTATCGACGGTGCTAATCAGTGGCAAATCTTTACAAAAATTACGATTCCATTGAGTAAACCAATTATTATCTATACTGTCTTAACAAGTTTTATGGGGCCATGGGTTGACTTCATCTTTGCGAAAGTGTTAATTCGTGCCAATAGTGACCAATTTACAGTAGCGATTGGTTTATGGAATATGTTACAAAAAGAATATATTCACCAATGGTACACAGCATTTGCTGCTGGAGCAGTTGTGGTGTCCTTACCGATTGCAGCCTTATTTATCTACATGCAAAAATTCTATGTTGAAGGGGTATCCGGTGCAGTTAAAGGATAA
- a CDS encoding extracellular solute-binding protein gives MKKFMMKSLAVLVAASTLVPFGAVAKAEEAKDVSLTVWGPQEDQTGEQWLQKMGEKFNEMHPEWNIKFEYGVVPEADAKTNLATDAAAGADVYMYANDQLPDLLTANAIAELGGKTVEDIKANNSETTVKTVTYNDGVYGVPFTANTWFMYYDKRVFSEEDITNLDKMLEKGVVSFPLSNSWYIASFYAANGNTIFGDGTDESAGIDWSGDKGTDVTNYLVDLVKNKNFRNDADGVGIAGLADGSINAIFSGTWDYDNVVKALGEENVGIAAAPKYTLNGEEKQLKAFAGSKAIGVNPNSANPEVAVAFAAFLGSKEAQQAHYETRNIIPTFSDIDISGNALAKAQSDAMEFASVVQPLVAAMSNYWTPAQTLGDRIVAGEVTHENAAEVTAATNEAMNTSAVE, from the coding sequence ATGAAGAAATTTATGATGAAAAGTTTAGCTGTCTTAGTAGCAGCTAGCACTTTAGTACCCTTTGGAGCAGTAGCAAAAGCTGAAGAGGCTAAAGATGTATCGTTAACTGTTTGGGGCCCACAAGAAGACCAAACAGGTGAGCAATGGTTACAAAAAATGGGTGAAAAGTTCAATGAAATGCACCCAGAATGGAATATTAAGTTTGAATATGGTGTGGTACCGGAAGCAGATGCTAAAACAAACTTAGCGACTGATGCAGCAGCTGGTGCAGATGTGTATATGTATGCGAATGACCAATTACCTGATTTATTAACAGCTAATGCAATTGCTGAATTAGGTGGTAAAACAGTTGAAGACATTAAAGCTAATAACTCTGAAACAACTGTTAAAACAGTAACTTATAATGACGGAGTATATGGTGTGCCATTTACAGCGAACACATGGTTCATGTATTATGACAAACGTGTTTTCTCTGAAGAAGATATTACAAACTTAGATAAAATGTTAGAAAAAGGTGTGGTATCATTCCCATTGTCTAACTCTTGGTATATTGCATCGTTCTATGCTGCAAATGGTAATACAATTTTCGGTGACGGAACAGATGAATCTGCTGGTATCGACTGGTCAGGTGATAAAGGTACAGATGTAACAAATTACTTAGTAGACTTAGTGAAAAACAAAAACTTCCGTAATGATGCTGACGGTGTCGGAATTGCTGGTTTAGCAGACGGCTCAATCAATGCTATCTTCTCAGGTACATGGGATTACGATAATGTGGTAAAAGCTTTAGGTGAAGAAAACGTAGGTATTGCAGCTGCACCTAAATACACATTAAATGGCGAAGAAAAACAATTAAAAGCATTTGCTGGATCAAAAGCGATTGGTGTGAACCCTAACTCTGCTAATCCAGAAGTAGCTGTTGCGTTTGCAGCTTTCTTAGGTAGCAAAGAAGCACAACAAGCTCACTATGAAACTCGTAACATTATTCCAACATTCTCAGATATTGATATAAGTGGTAATGCATTGGCTAAAGCACAATCTGATGCAATGGAATTTGCGTCAGTTGTCCAACCTTTAGTAGCTGCTATGTCTAATTATTGGACTCCAGCTCAAACATTAGGTGACCGTATTGTAGCGGGTGAAGTAACTCATGAAAATGCAGCTGAAGTAACAGCAGCAACAAATGAAGCAATGAACACAAGTGCAGTCGAATAA